A region from the Chlamydiales bacterium genome encodes:
- a CDS encoding class I SAM-dependent methyltransferase has product MNKFLKISLVVFIMSGLNFEIGAEQNLSHAQRASSFEQSRKAMVERIANRGDLPYATVQRQLEMVNQLSEFELGRFLIERGGLNGYWTHYVITYPEKKEIEGKPKPFNSLESFILDSAPTCLATQQRYQIFKSQIQQRIKEGCSFASIPCGLMGELLDLDYSGLDTFSLWGIDLDAETLDQAREHAAEQGLLIQSHFLEKDAWKLDLEEQFDLIASNGLAIYEHDDQKVVLLYKQFFDALKPNGVLVTSFLTPPPAPGLTTAWLSAEVRPQDAILQKILFVDVLGVKWQAYRTEETVRNQLKQAGFCEIEILYDKAHIFPTVIAKKSS; this is encoded by the coding sequence ATGAACAAATTCTTAAAGATCTCACTTGTGGTGTTTATAATGTCTGGATTGAACTTCGAGATCGGGGCTGAACAGAACCTCTCCCACGCACAGCGCGCCTCCTCTTTTGAGCAGAGCAGAAAGGCCATGGTGGAACGAATAGCGAATCGAGGAGATCTTCCTTACGCTACCGTCCAGAGGCAGCTCGAAATGGTCAATCAACTATCAGAGTTTGAACTCGGAAGATTTCTAATTGAAAGAGGCGGGTTAAACGGCTACTGGACTCACTATGTCATCACATATCCAGAAAAGAAGGAGATAGAAGGTAAGCCTAAACCGTTCAATTCTCTTGAGTCGTTTATTCTCGACTCTGCGCCTACATGCCTTGCCACGCAGCAGAGATATCAGATTTTCAAATCTCAAATTCAACAGCGCATTAAAGAGGGCTGCAGTTTCGCTTCTATTCCTTGCGGGCTCATGGGGGAGCTTCTCGATCTTGACTACTCAGGCCTTGATACATTTTCACTCTGGGGGATCGATCTCGATGCTGAAACGCTTGATCAAGCGCGCGAGCACGCCGCTGAGCAGGGGCTACTCATTCAGAGTCATTTTCTTGAGAAGGATGCCTGGAAACTCGATCTCGAAGAGCAGTTTGATCTCATCGCCAGCAATGGATTAGCAATCTATGAGCATGACGATCAGAAGGTTGTTCTGCTTTACAAACAATTCTTCGATGCACTCAAGCCGAACGGAGTCCTTGTAACGAGTTTTCTGACTCCTCCACCAGCACCTGGTTTGACTACTGCTTGGCTATCTGCTGAGGTTCGTCCGCAAGATGCGATCCTGCAAAAAATCCTATTCGTGGATGTTCTAGGTGTGAAATGGCAAGCGTACCGTACGGAAGAGACCGTGAGAAACCAGCTTAAGCAAGCGGGCTTCTGCGAGATCGAAATTCTCTACGACAAGGCTCACATTTTCCCCACCGTAATTGCAAAAAAGAGCTCTTAA